In Chaetodon trifascialis isolate fChaTrf1 chromosome 6, fChaTrf1.hap1, whole genome shotgun sequence, one DNA window encodes the following:
- the LOC139332757 gene encoding lymphocyte antigen 6G-like produces the protein MKLCGALILFMTLSTACGLRCYTCTATDPKSCTDTKSCPVIFNRCFSLRVDGYNMVTKGCQTSIACGGAIACCEGNLCNGAIPTGPSVIILLVSSTIITLFL, from the exons ATGAAGCTTTGTGGAGCTCTGATCCTGTTTATGACTCTGTCTACAG CATGTGGATTAAGATGCTACACATGCACAGCCACTGACCCTAAATCCTGCACAGACACCAAATCTTGTCCTGTCATCTTCAACCGTTGTTTCTCTCTCAGAGTAGATG GTTATAACATGGTGACAAAGGGCTGCCAAACCAGCATAGCATGTGGTGGAGCCATAGCTTGCTGTGAAGGGAACTTGTGTAACGGTGCCATACCAACTGGTCCCAGTGTCATCATCCTTCTGGTGTCCTCGACCATCATCACACTGTTTCTCTGA